Below is a window of Actinomycetes bacterium DNA.
CTTCTGGATCGGCCTGCCCGAGGAGCAGGAGCCACGGGTCGCGCCGAGCATCTCCCCGGAGCCGCCGGCGCCGGGCCAGCCGCTGCCGCCGTTCCACGCTGTTGGCATGACCGACCCCACGTCCATCCCCGGGATGATCGTGTGGAACTCCGGCGGCATCCTGCTGCCCGGCGCGGTCAACACCCGCCAGGTCCACGCCGCGGAGATCCCCTCGGCGAACGGGATCACCAACGCGCGAGGGCTGGCGGGGATGTACCGTCCGCTCGCGCTCGGCGGGGAGTTCGGCGGCGTCCGCCTCGTGCCCGAGGACGCGGTCCCGGCGATGGGCGCGGTCACCGCTGCCGTCGCCAAGGACGCCACGATGCTGGTCCCCACCCGGTGGGCGAGCGGGTTCATGAAGGGCGTGGACAACCACCACCTGCCGCCTGGCCAGGACGACGCCGTGATCCTGTCCGAGGAGGCGTTCGGCCACCTTGGCAACGGCGGCTCGCTCGGCTTCGCGGACCCCAGGGCGCGGTTGTCGTTCGGGTACACGATGAACCGGATGGGCGGCGGGGTCGGCATGGAGGACCGCGGCCAGGCGCTCGTCGACGCCGTCTACCGGGTCCTGGGGTACCGCCGCGGACCGCGCGGCGGCATGTGGTACGTCTAGAACCGAAAGTACGTGAATCATGAAGGCGAAAGTGGACAGCTACCTTGAAGAGGCGCAGGCCGCTTGACTGAGTAACTGGGACCCAGAGGTCGATGAAGACACCCGCGCCCAGGTCTCGCCGAACCGTGTCACGCCTCGGGATGGAGGCTGGCGGCCAGACCGCTGACCGTCAGCGGCTTCGCGGGGTAGCCCCGCCGCGCTCAGGGGAAGCCAGTACCAGGCTGTCTATCGCTTGCCATCGGCGCCAGCACGTAGACCTCATCCAGGTCGACCTCGGCCAGCAGATCCAGCG
It encodes the following:
- a CDS encoding serine hydrolase domain-containing protein — protein: MTAQGTVDPRFAAVQEEFERNFAARGEVGASVCVTVDGETVVDLWGGIADPETQAPWNRDTIVLVWSCTKGATALCAHILAARGVIELDAPVARYWPEFAKGGKDGITVRMLLNHQAGLPALPEPIPENGLCDWDAVAEALAAMEPLWEPGTRHGYHALVFGHLVGEVLRRVTGRSLGTFFRTEVAEPLGLDFWIGLPEEQEPRVAPSISPEPPAPGQPLPPFHAVGMTDPTSIPGMIVWNSGGILLPGAVNTRQVHAAEIPSANGITNARGLAGMYRPLALGGEFGGVRLVPEDAVPAMGAVTAAVAKDATMLVPTRWASGFMKGVDNHHLPPGQDDAVILSEEAFGHLGNGGSLGFADPRARLSFGYTMNRMGGGVGMEDRGQALVDAVYRVLGYRRGPRGGMWYV